The following DNA comes from Chitinophagales bacterium.
TATTTTTGGAGCTATGATGGACGTGCAACTCAATAATGACGGCCCTGTAACTATAATAATGGATAGCAAACTAAAAGAAGTTTTGTAGCAACAAAAAAAGGAAGCCAATTTGGCTTCCTTTTTTTTGCTTTGTTCTTTATATTTTTTATGCAACAGGTGCTGCATCCACAATTTCTTTAGCGGTTTCTGCTTCAAACTGTTTAAAGTTTTCTTGAAAAGCATTTGCCAATTTTTTAGCCGTAGCATTGTATGCTTCTTTATCTGCCCAAGTATCACTTGGGTTAAGTATATTGTTTGGCACGCCTTCAATATTATTAGGTACTAAAACACCAAAAATTGGGTGTTTTTTAAACTCGGCATTAGCTAAACTGCCATCTAAGGCGGCATTAATTAAAGCTCTGGTTACTTTTAAGCTCATACGCTTGCCCACACCATAGCTTCCACCGCTTAAGCCGGTATTTACCAGCCATGCATGAGCACCGGAAGTAGTTAATTTTTCTCCTAGCATTTCAGCGTATTTAGATGCGTGCAAAGGAATAAATGCAGCACCAAAACAAGCCGAGAAAGTTGTTTTTGGCTCAGTAATACCTACCTCAGTACCTGCTACTTTAGAGGTAAAACCACTCATAAAATGGTACATAGCTTGCTCATTAGTCAGTTTACTTATTGGAGGCAGTACACCAAAAGCATCGTAGGTTAAAAAGAAAACATTTTGAGGAATACCACCCACAGAAGGTTCTGCTCTATTGTTTATATGGTAAATAGGATAAGAAACTCTTGTGTTTAAAGTTATGCTTGAATCGGTATAATCTGGTTCGTTGCCGTTATTTTTAAAGCCTACATTTTCAAGTATAGCACCTTCTCTTATGGCATTATAAATATCCGGCTCAGTATCTTTGTTTAGGTCAATAACTTTTGCATAGCAACCACCTTCAAAATTAAAAACGCCCGTGTCAGACCAGCCGTGCTCATCATCGCCTACTAAAGCTCTGTTTGGGTCGGCACTTAATGTGGTTTTTCCTGTTCCGCTCAATCCGAAAAACAAAGCGGTGTCGCCATCTTTTCCAATATTGCAAGAGCAGTGCATACTCAGTACATTTTTAGTATGAGGCAATAAGAAATTTAATACTGA
Coding sequences within:
- the pckA gene encoding phosphoenolpyruvate carboxykinase (ATP), which gives rise to MTVQGNKPNNTTLETIGLNTSKTEFWNLSPEKLAALTDELGQGKFADNGAIAVNTGEFTGRSPQDRFIVKDSLTENSVDWNKINLPFDSAKFDKLYNRVVAYLNDKDIFVRDAYACADKNYKLNIRVVTETPWSNMFAYNMFLRPTESELANFTPEWTIINAPGFMANATEDGTRQHNFAILNFTRKVVLIGGTGYTGEIKKGIFSVLNFLLPHTKNVLSMHCSCNIGKDGDTALFFGLSGTGKTTLSADPNRALVGDDEHGWSDTGVFNFEGGCYAKVIDLNKDTEPDIYNAIREGAILENVGFKNNGNEPDYTDSSITLNTRVSYPIYHINNRAEPSVGGIPQNVFFLTYDAFGVLPPISKLTNEQAMYHFMSGFTSKVAGTEVGITEPKTTFSACFGAAFIPLHASKYAEMLGEKLTTSGAHAWLVNTGLSGGSYGVGKRMSLKVTRALINAALDGSLANAEFKKHPIFGVLVPNNIEGVPNNILNPSDTWADKEAYNATAKKLANAFQENFKQFEAETAKEIVDAAPVA